In Mycobacterium tuberculosis H37Rv, a single window of DNA contains:
- the aofH gene encoding flavin-containing monoamine oxidase (AofH (amine oxidase) (MAO)), translated as MTNPPWTVDVVVVGAGFAGLAAARELTRQGHEVLVFEGRDRVGGRSLTGRVAGVPADMGGSFIGPTQDAVLALATELGIPTTPTHRDGRNVIQWRGSARSYRGTIPKLSLTGLIDIGRLRWQFERIARGVPVAAPWDARRARELDDVSLGEWLRLVRATSSSRNLMAIMTRVTWGCEPDDVSMLHAARYVRAAGGLDRLLDVKNGAQQDRVPGGTQQIAQAAAAQLGARVLLNAAVRRIDRHGAGVTVTSDQGQAEAGFVIVAIPPAHRVAIEFDPPLPPEYQQLAHHWPQGRLSKAYAAYSTPFWRASGYSGQALSDEAPVFITFDVSPHADGPGILMGFVDARGFDSLPIEERRRDALRCFASLFGDEALDPLDYVDYRWGTEEFAPGGPTAAVPPGSWTKYGHWLREPVGPIHWASTETADEWTGYFDGAVRSGQRAAAEVAALL; from the coding sequence GTGACAAACCCACCGTGGACTGTCGATGTTGTCGTGGTGGGCGCGGGCTTCGCCGGGCTGGCCGCGGCCCGCGAGCTGACGCGACAGGGTCACGAGGTGCTGGTGTTCGAAGGCCGCGATCGGGTGGGCGGCCGCTCGTTAACCGGTCGCGTGGCAGGGGTGCCCGCGGATATGGGCGGCTCGTTCATCGGCCCGACCCAAGACGCCGTGCTGGCGTTGGCCACCGAGCTGGGGATCCCGACAACCCCGACCCACCGCGACGGCCGAAACGTCATCCAGTGGCGGGGATCGGCACGCAGCTATCGTGGCACCATCCCCAAGCTGTCGCTGACCGGGCTCATCGACATCGGCCGGTTGCGTTGGCAATTCGAGCGAATTGCCCGCGGCGTTCCGGTGGCCGCCCCCTGGGATGCGCGGCGCGCGCGTGAACTCGACGACGTGTCGCTCGGGGAGTGGTTGCGCTTGGTGCGCGCCACATCGTCCTCGCGGAACCTGATGGCCATCATGACCCGGGTGACCTGGGGTTGTGAGCCCGACGATGTCTCGATGCTGCACGCCGCCCGCTACGTACGCGCGGCCGGCGGCCTGGACCGGCTGCTCGACGTCAAAAATGGTGCCCAGCAGGACCGTGTGCCGGGGGGGACACAGCAGATCGCCCAGGCGGCCGCCGCCCAACTCGGCGCACGCGTCCTGCTCAACGCCGCGGTGCGTCGCATCGACCGGCACGGAGCGGGTGTGACGGTCACGTCCGATCAGGGTCAGGCCGAGGCCGGGTTCGTCATCGTCGCCATTCCACCGGCCCATCGCGTGGCCATCGAGTTCGATCCCCCGCTGCCGCCGGAATATCAGCAGCTCGCCCACCATTGGCCGCAGGGCCGGCTGAGCAAGGCCTACGCGGCCTATTCGACGCCGTTCTGGCGGGCCAGCGGGTATTCCGGCCAGGCGCTGTCCGATGAGGCGCCGGTGTTCATCACCTTCGACGTCAGTCCGCACGCCGACGGGCCAGGCATTCTGATGGGGTTCGTCGATGCTCGCGGGTTCGACTCGCTACCCATCGAAGAGCGCCGCCGCGATGCATTGCGCTGCTTTGCGTCGCTGTTCGGCGACGAAGCGCTCGACCCCCTTGATTATGTTGACTATCGTTGGGGTACAGAGGAATTCGCGCCGGGTGGTCCGACCGCGGCGGTACCGCCGGGGTCGTGGACGAAATACGGTCACTGGTTACGTGAGCCGGTCGGTCCGATTCACTGGGCGAGCACTGAGACCGCGGACGAATGGACCGGGTATTTCGACGGCGCCGTCAGATCCGGTCAGCGTGCCGCCGCCGAGGTCGCCGCCCTGCTATGA
- the hpx gene encoding non-heme haloperoxidase Hpx: MTVRAADGTPLHTQVFGPPHGYPIVLTHGFVCAIRAWAYQIADLAGDYRVIAFDHRGHGRSGVPRRGAYSLNHLAADLDSVLDATLAPRERAVVAGHSMGGITIAAWSDRYRHKVRRRTDAVALINTTTGDLVRKVKLLSVPRELSPVRVLAGRSLVNTFGGFPLPGAARALSRHVISTLAVAADADPSATRLVYELFTQTSAAGRGGCAKMLVEEVGSAHLNLDGLTVPTLVIGGVRDRLTPISQSRRIARTAPNVVGLVELPGGHCSMLERHQEVNSHLRALAESVTRHVRDRRISS, encoded by the coding sequence TTGACCGTCCGTGCGGCGGACGGCACCCCGTTACACACCCAGGTGTTCGGGCCGCCTCACGGCTATCCGATTGTGCTGACGCACGGTTTCGTCTGCGCCATCCGGGCCTGGGCATACCAAATCGCCGACCTGGCCGGCGACTACCGGGTGATCGCCTTCGACCATCGCGGCCACGGTCGAAGCGGTGTCCCACGGCGTGGCGCCTACAGCCTCAATCACCTTGCGGCCGACCTCGATTCGGTGTTGGACGCTACGTTGGCCCCGCGCGAGCGTGCGGTGGTCGCTGGGCACTCGATGGGCGGCATTACCATTGCCGCCTGGTCGGACCGCTACCGCCACAAAGTCCGCCGCCGCACGGACGCCGTCGCGCTGATCAACACCACCACCGGCGACCTGGTGCGCAAGGTGAAACTGCTGTCGGTGCCACGCGAGTTGTCCCCGGTTCGGGTGCTGGCCGGCCGGAGCCTGGTCAACACGTTCGGCGGGTTTCCACTCCCCGGCGCGGCCAGGGCCTTAAGCCGGCACGTGATCTCCACGCTGGCGGTCGCCGCCGACGCGGACCCCAGCGCCACGAGACTGGTCTATGAGTTGTTCACCCAGACGTCTGCCGCGGGGCGCGGCGGCTGCGCGAAGATGCTCGTCGAGGAAGTAGGGTCGGCACACCTCAACCTGGATGGTCTGACGGTGCCAACCCTGGTGATCGGCGGCGTACGTGATCGACTAACGCCGATCAGCCAGTCCCGCAGGATTGCGCGCACCGCGCCCAATGTCGTCGGCCTCGTTGAACTGCCCGGCGGCCACTGCTCGATGCTGGAACGGCACCAAGAGGTGAACAGCCACCTGCGGGCGCTGGCCGAATCGGTGACCCGGCACGTCCGGGACCGGCGGATCAGCTCATAG
- a CDS encoding TetR/Acr family transcriptional regulator (This region is a possible MT-complex-specific genomic island (See Becq et al., 2007 PMID:17545187).), giving the protein MPPVTRTTEPPRRGGRGARQRILKAAAELFYCEGINATGVELIANKASVSKRTLYQHFPSKSALVEEYLRGLRQAAGEADKMPKASNATPRERLLALFDRPNRGDGRMRGCPFHNAAVEAAGEMPGVERIVHSHKRDYIKGLARLAREAGAAHPRSLGNQLAVLFEGAAALSTSLDDAGPWAHARAAAEVLIDQATARPV; this is encoded by the coding sequence ATGCCGCCGGTCACCAGAACAACGGAACCCCCCAGGCGCGGGGGCCGCGGCGCTCGTCAGCGTATCTTGAAGGCGGCTGCAGAGCTGTTCTACTGCGAGGGCATCAACGCCACCGGGGTCGAACTGATTGCGAACAAGGCTTCGGTATCCAAGCGGACTCTCTACCAACACTTTCCGAGTAAGTCCGCGTTGGTGGAGGAGTACCTGCGCGGGCTCCGGCAAGCCGCCGGCGAGGCCGACAAGATGCCCAAGGCATCCAACGCGACACCACGCGAGCGGCTGCTCGCATTGTTCGATCGTCCAAACAGGGGCGATGGGCGGATGCGAGGTTGTCCATTCCACAACGCGGCGGTCGAGGCGGCCGGGGAGATGCCCGGAGTCGAGCGGATCGTCCACTCGCACAAACGCGACTACATCAAAGGCCTCGCCCGGCTGGCCCGAGAAGCCGGCGCAGCGCATCCGCGCAGCCTGGGCAATCAACTCGCCGTGCTGTTCGAGGGCGCGGCCGCACTGTCCACCTCCCTCGACGATGCCGGCCCCTGGGCGCACGCCCGAGCGGCAGCGGAGGTCCTGATTGATCAGGCAACGGCCCGTCCGGTCTGA
- a CDS encoding short-chain dehydrogenase/reductase (This region is a possible MT-complex-specific genomic island (See Becq et al., 2007 PMID:17545187).) — protein sequence MTSLAERTVLVTGANRGMGREYVAQLLGRKVAKVYAATRNPLAIDVSDPRVIPLQLDVTDAVSVAEAADLATDVGILINNAGISRASSVLDKDTSALRGELETNLFGPLALASAFADRIAERSGAIVNVSSVLAWLPLGMSYGVSKAAMWSATESMRIELAPRGVQVVGVYVGLVDTDMGRFADAPKSDPADVVRQVLDGIEAGKEDVLADEMSRQVRASLNVPARERIARLMGN from the coding sequence ATGACTTCACTAGCCGAGCGGACCGTGCTCGTCACCGGCGCCAACCGCGGCATGGGCCGCGAATACGTCGCTCAGCTTCTCGGTCGCAAAGTGGCAAAGGTCTATGCCGCTACCCGCAACCCGCTGGCAATCGACGTTAGCGATCCGCGCGTGATTCCGCTCCAACTCGACGTCACCGACGCGGTGTCGGTCGCCGAGGCAGCCGACTTAGCAACCGATGTCGGCATTCTGATCAACAATGCCGGCATCTCCCGGGCGTCCTCGGTGCTCGACAAGGACACATCCGCGCTTCGCGGCGAGCTGGAGACGAACCTGTTCGGACCGCTCGCGCTGGCCTCCGCGTTCGCCGACCGCATCGCCGAGAGATCCGGTGCCATCGTCAACGTTTCCTCGGTACTCGCCTGGCTTCCCCTTGGCATGAGCTATGGAGTGTCCAAGGCGGCGATGTGGAGCGCGACGGAGTCGATGCGTATCGAGCTGGCGCCGCGCGGTGTGCAGGTGGTGGGCGTCTACGTGGGGCTGGTCGACACCGACATGGGTCGATTCGCCGACGCGCCGAAGTCCGATCCTGCCGATGTGGTCCGCCAGGTGCTCGACGGAATAGAGGCTGGCAAGGAGGACGTGCTGGCCGACGAGATGAGCCGTCAGGTGCGCGCGTCGCTGAATGTCCCTGCGCGGGAACGTATCGCGCGGTTGATGGGTAACTGA
- a CDS encoding amidase (aminohydrolase. This region is a possible MT-complex-specific genomic island (See Becq et al., 2007 PMID:17545187).): MAMSAKASDDIAWLPATAQLAVLAAKKVSSAELVELYLSRIDTYNASLNAIVTVDPDAARRVAKRSDAARARGDELGPLHGLPITVKDSYETAGMRTTCGRRDLADYVPTQDAEAVARLRRAGAIIMGKTNMPTGNQDVQASNPVFGRTNNPWDAARTSGGSAGGGAAATAAGLTSFDYGSEIGGSTRIPAHYCGLYGHKSTWRSVPLVGHIPSAPGNPGRWGQADMACAGVQVRGARDIIPALEATVGPMRADGGFSYALAPPRAGALKDFRVAVWAEDPHCPIDADVRRAMDDAVAALRAAGAHVVEQPATIPVDMAVSHNIFQSLVFGAFAVDRSTLSPASAAALGLRAVRHPRGEAANALGATLQSHRAWLFADAARHEMRDRWAGFFNEFDVLLLPVTPTPAPLHHNKDHDRLGRTIDVDGVSRSYWDQLKWNALANIAGTPATTMPITTTATGLPIGIQAMGPAGGDRTTVEFAALLTEVLGGFRVPPL, translated from the coding sequence ATGGCCATGTCCGCCAAGGCCTCAGACGATATTGCCTGGCTACCGGCGACCGCTCAACTCGCGGTGCTCGCCGCCAAGAAGGTGTCCAGCGCGGAGTTAGTCGAGCTGTATCTTTCCCGAATCGACACGTACAACGCGTCGCTCAACGCGATCGTCACCGTTGACCCCGACGCCGCCCGACGCGTCGCCAAGCGGTCCGATGCGGCACGAGCCCGCGGCGACGAACTCGGCCCGTTGCATGGGTTGCCGATCACCGTCAAGGACAGCTATGAGACGGCCGGCATGCGCACGACCTGCGGTCGCCGCGACCTTGCCGACTATGTACCCACCCAGGACGCCGAGGCGGTCGCCCGGTTGCGCCGGGCCGGCGCGATCATCATGGGCAAGACAAACATGCCCACCGGCAACCAGGACGTCCAGGCCAGCAATCCGGTCTTCGGCCGCACCAACAACCCATGGGACGCCGCGCGCACGTCCGGCGGCTCGGCCGGCGGCGGGGCGGCCGCCACCGCGGCCGGGCTGACCAGCTTCGACTACGGCTCGGAGATCGGCGGCTCTACCAGGATCCCGGCTCATTACTGCGGTCTGTACGGCCACAAATCGACCTGGCGCTCGGTTCCTCTGGTCGGGCACATTCCCAGCGCACCAGGTAATCCCGGGCGATGGGGGCAAGCCGACATGGCCTGCGCGGGCGTGCAGGTGCGCGGTGCCCGCGACATCATCCCCGCACTGGAGGCGACCGTCGGGCCGATGCGGGCGGACGGAGGATTCTCGTATGCGCTCGCTCCGCCACGAGCCGGCGCGCTCAAAGACTTCCGGGTCGCGGTCTGGGCCGAGGACCCGCATTGCCCAATTGACGCCGACGTGCGTCGGGCCATGGATGATGCTGTCGCCGCGCTGCGCGCCGCGGGCGCACACGTCGTTGAGCAGCCCGCCACCATCCCGGTCGATATGGCGGTGTCGCACAACATCTTCCAGAGTCTGGTGTTCGGCGCCTTCGCTGTCGACCGGTCCACCCTCAGCCCAGCCTCCGCCGCCGCGCTCGGATTACGCGCGGTTCGGCATCCTCGGGGCGAAGCCGCCAACGCCCTGGGTGCGACGCTACAGAGCCACCGTGCGTGGTTGTTCGCCGATGCGGCGCGCCACGAAATGCGCGACCGGTGGGCCGGATTCTTCAACGAGTTCGACGTGCTGCTCCTGCCCGTCACGCCCACCCCCGCGCCGCTCCACCACAACAAGGACCACGACCGGTTGGGCCGCACCATCGACGTCGACGGCGTCTCACGATCGTACTGGGACCAACTCAAATGGAACGCGCTGGCCAACATCGCCGGCACCCCGGCCACCACCATGCCCATCACCACCACAGCTACCGGACTCCCGATCGGCATCCAGGCGATGGGGCCCGCGGGCGGAGACCGCACCACCGTAGAGTTCGCCGCCCTGCTCACCGAAGTCCTAGGCGGCTTCCGCGTTCCCCCTCTTTAG
- the mesT gene encoding epoxide hydrolase MesT (epoxide hydratase (arene-oxide hydratase) This region is a possible MT-complex-specific genomic island (See Becq et al., 2007 PMID:17545187).) — MTHRASALISAQEWFSAGERVGYDAERPGINPRSPLRAFIRRAAGTGVTRTFLPGWPDGSYGWAKVEAFLSSRFHFPRIYLDYIGHGDSDKPRDYPYSTFERADLVEALWHAEGIAQTVVVAFDYSCIVSLELLARRIDRERAGNDQRTRITACLLANGGIFADGHTHAWYTTPLLTSPLGAAITPIGQRSWRMFAPFLRPVFSRGYPLSAAEMKELHDAISRRDGVRVLPATAGFVDEHREHAARWDLARIISALGDEVAFGVVGSAEDPFEGEQLRLARERLADSVEITELAGGHLTTAEQPDRLAEVIAALPERS, encoded by the coding sequence ATGACGCACCGGGCGAGCGCGCTCATCAGCGCACAGGAGTGGTTCTCCGCTGGGGAGAGGGTGGGCTACGACGCTGAGCGGCCGGGCATCAACCCACGTTCGCCGCTGCGCGCGTTCATACGGCGCGCTGCTGGGACGGGGGTCACGCGAACGTTCCTGCCTGGCTGGCCGGATGGTTCCTACGGTTGGGCGAAGGTGGAAGCTTTCTTGAGCTCGCGATTCCACTTCCCCCGCATCTACCTGGACTACATCGGCCACGGCGACTCCGACAAACCCCGGGATTACCCGTACTCGACCTTCGAGCGCGCGGATCTCGTCGAAGCCCTCTGGCACGCCGAGGGGATAGCGCAGACCGTCGTCGTTGCCTTCGACTACTCCTGCATCGTCAGCCTTGAGCTGCTGGCGCGGCGGATCGATCGCGAGCGGGCGGGAAACGATCAGCGGACCCGAATCACGGCTTGCCTGCTCGCCAACGGCGGCATCTTTGCCGACGGCCACACCCACGCCTGGTATACGACGCCGCTGCTCACATCGCCGCTCGGCGCGGCGATCACGCCGATCGGCCAGCGCTCATGGCGCATGTTCGCCCCATTCTTGCGCCCCGTCTTCTCGCGCGGATACCCATTAAGCGCAGCGGAGATGAAGGAGCTCCACGACGCGATCAGCCGGCGCGACGGCGTGCGCGTGCTGCCCGCCACGGCGGGCTTCGTGGACGAGCATCGCGAGCACGCAGCGCGCTGGGACCTGGCGCGGATCATTTCGGCGCTGGGCGATGAGGTCGCCTTTGGTGTGGTGGGCAGCGCCGAGGATCCATTCGAGGGAGAGCAACTGCGGCTCGCCCGAGAGCGGCTTGCGGATTCGGTGGAAATCACCGAGCTTGCGGGCGGCCACCTGACGACAGCGGAGCAGCCCGATCGGCTCGCCGAGGTTATTGCGGCCCTGCCCGAGCGTTCCTAA
- a CDS encoding peroxidase (non-haem peroxidase, this region is a possible MT-complex-specific genomic island (See Becq et al., 2007 PMID:17545187).): MPQRQAGDIGATYQDAPTKSINVGGTRFVYRRLGADAGVPVIFLHHLGAVLDNWDPRVVDGIAAKHPVVTFDNRGVGASEGQTPDTVTTMADDAIAFVRALGFDQVDLLGFSLGGFVAQVIAQQEPQLVRKIILAGTGPAGGVGIGKVTFGTIRESIKATLTFRDPKELRFFTRTDSGKSAARQFVKRLKERKDNRDKSITVRAFRSQLKAIHAWGTQKPSDLTSIGHPVLIANGDDDTMVPTSNSLDLADRLPDATLRIYPDAGHGGIFQHHAQFVDDALQFLES, from the coding sequence GTGCCCCAGAGACAGGCCGGCGACATCGGCGCGACATACCAGGACGCGCCCACGAAGAGCATCAATGTGGGCGGAACGCGTTTTGTCTACCGGCGGCTCGGTGCTGATGCCGGCGTGCCGGTGATCTTTCTGCACCACTTGGGCGCGGTCTTAGACAACTGGGATCCACGGGTCGTCGACGGCATCGCCGCCAAGCATCCAGTGGTCACTTTCGACAACCGCGGTGTCGGCGCTTCGGAAGGCCAGACGCCGGACACCGTGACCACCATGGCCGACGATGCGATCGCCTTTGTCCGTGCCCTGGGGTTCGATCAGGTTGATCTCCTTGGATTCTCGTTGGGCGGCTTCGTCGCGCAGGTGATCGCGCAGCAAGAACCGCAGCTCGTTCGCAAGATCATCCTCGCGGGTACCGGACCGGCCGGTGGTGTCGGCATCGGCAAGGTTACTTTCGGGACGATCCGCGAGAGCATCAAGGCCACACTGACTTTCAGGGATCCCAAGGAGTTGCGGTTCTTCACGCGAACCGACAGCGGCAAATCGGCGGCGCGACAGTTCGTGAAGCGGCTCAAGGAACGGAAGGACAATCGCGACAAATCGATTACAGTGCGCGCGTTCCGCTCCCAGCTCAAGGCCATCCATGCATGGGGCACGCAAAAGCCTTCGGACTTGACGAGCATCGGCCATCCGGTCCTGATCGCAAACGGTGACGACGACACGATGGTGCCCACCAGCAACTCGTTGGACCTCGCTGACCGGCTGCCCGACGCCACGCTGCGCATCTATCCCGACGCCGGCCACGGCGGGATATTCCAGCACCACGCACAGTTTGTGGACGATGCCCTGCAGTTTCTCGAGTCGTGA
- a CDS encoding nitroreductase (This region is a possible MT-complex-specific genomic island (See Becq et al., 2007 PMID:17545187).): protein MRLGAGFRKPVPTLLLEHRSRKSGKNFVAPLLYITDRNNVIVVASALGQAENPQWYRNLPPNPDTHIQIGSDRRPVRAVVASSDERARLWPRPVDAYADFDSCQSWTERGIPVIILRPR, encoded by the coding sequence TTGCGACTCGGCGCCGGATTCCGCAAACCGGTGCCGACACTGCTACTCGAACACCGGAGCCGCAAGTCCGGCAAGAACTTCGTCGCACCACTGCTTTACATCACCGACCGTAACAATGTCATCGTCGTTGCCTCTGCCCTTGGGCAGGCAGAAAACCCGCAGTGGTATCGCAACCTGCCGCCCAATCCCGACACCCACATTCAGATCGGATCCGATCGCCGCCCGGTGAGAGCCGTCGTGGCCAGCTCGGACGAGCGGGCGCGCCTATGGCCGCGCCCAGTAGACGCCTACGCCGACTTCGATTCTTGCCAAAGCTGGACCGAGCGTGGGATTCCGGTGATCATCTTGCGGCCACGCTAA
- a CDS encoding hypothetical protein (This region is a possible MT-complex-specific genomic island (See Becq et al., 2007 PMID:17545187).) — MVHDEAGHELIERHMLEQLREVAEYTRVVLINGPRQAGKTTLLQQLHAELGGWLRSLDVDVERASARADPEGYIMSAPRPTFLDEVQCAGDPLILAIKTATDRDRRPRQFFLSGSTRFLTVPTLSESLAGRVAILDLWPLSVAERSGVRPEIIAQLFTEPQVVLGTEPAPVTRHEYLQLACAGGFPEVVQRPAGRARSRWFSDYLRTVTQRDVRELKRIEQTDRLPRFMRYLAAITAQELNVAEAARVIGVDAGTIRSDLALFETVYLVHRLPAWSRNLTAKIKKRSKIHVVDSGFAAWLRGQSADSLARPTAEGAGPIMETFVINELMKLRAATELEVDLYHFRDRDGREIDCILQTPDSRVVGVEVKASATVNVHDFRHLSFARDRLGDEFITGVLFYTGARALPFGDRLMALPINLLWNGQSVSSL; from the coding sequence GTGGTGCATGATGAGGCTGGTCACGAGCTGATCGAGCGGCACATGCTCGAACAGTTGCGCGAGGTTGCGGAGTACACCCGTGTCGTGCTGATCAATGGTCCACGGCAGGCTGGTAAGACGACGCTGCTCCAACAATTGCACGCCGAGCTAGGCGGATGGCTGCGTTCGTTGGATGTTGACGTCGAACGCGCGTCGGCGCGAGCCGATCCCGAGGGGTACATCATGTCCGCGCCGCGCCCGACGTTCTTGGACGAGGTCCAGTGCGCCGGGGATCCGTTGATCCTGGCGATCAAGACGGCAACCGATCGTGACCGCCGGCCCAGACAGTTCTTCCTGTCGGGGTCGACCCGATTCCTGACGGTGCCGACGCTGTCGGAATCACTGGCCGGACGGGTTGCGATCCTCGACCTCTGGCCGCTGTCTGTCGCTGAACGATCGGGTGTCCGGCCGGAGATCATTGCGCAACTGTTCACTGAACCCCAAGTGGTCCTGGGCACGGAGCCCGCCCCGGTCACGCGACATGAGTATCTGCAGCTGGCCTGCGCGGGTGGCTTTCCGGAAGTTGTGCAGCGCCCGGCGGGTCGCGCCCGCAGCCGGTGGTTCTCGGACTATCTGCGCACGGTGACGCAGCGCGACGTGCGCGAGCTGAAGCGGATCGAGCAGACGGATCGCCTGCCGCGGTTCATGCGCTACCTGGCCGCTATCACCGCGCAGGAGCTGAACGTGGCCGAAGCGGCGCGGGTCATCGGGGTCGACGCGGGGACGATCCGTTCGGATCTGGCGTTGTTCGAGACGGTCTATCTGGTACATCGCCTGCCCGCCTGGTCGCGGAATCTGACCGCGAAGATCAAGAAGCGGTCAAAGATCCACGTCGTCGACAGTGGCTTCGCGGCCTGGTTGCGCGGGCAAAGCGCCGACTCCCTGGCCAGGCCAACCGCGGAGGGCGCGGGCCCGATCATGGAAACGTTCGTGATCAACGAGCTGATGAAGCTACGTGCGGCGACCGAACTCGAGGTTGACCTGTATCACTTTCGCGATCGAGACGGACGGGAGATCGACTGCATTCTTCAGACCCCAGACAGTCGCGTCGTCGGTGTCGAGGTCAAAGCCTCGGCGACAGTGAACGTCCATGATTTCCGACACTTGTCATTCGCGCGTGACCGACTCGGCGACGAATTCATCACCGGAGTTCTCTTCTACACTGGTGCCCGGGCTTTGCCGTTCGGCGACCGGTTGATGGCTCTACCCATCAATCTCCTCTGGAACGGACAATCCGTCTCCAGCCTGTAG
- a CDS encoding ribonuclease VapC45 (This region is a possible MT-complex-specific genomic island (See Becq et al., 2007 PMID:17545187).), which translates to MPLVYFDASAFVKLLTTETGSSLASALWDGCDAALSSRLAYPEVRAALAAAARNHDLTESELADAERDWEDFWAATRPVELTATVEQHAGHLARAHALRGADAVHLASALAVGDPGLVVAVWDRRLHTGAHAAGCRVAPAQLDP; encoded by the coding sequence GTGCCGCTCGTCTACTTCGACGCCAGCGCCTTCGTCAAACTTCTCACCACCGAGACAGGGAGCTCGCTGGCGTCCGCTCTATGGGACGGCTGCGACGCCGCATTGTCCAGCCGCCTGGCCTACCCCGAAGTCCGCGCCGCACTCGCTGCAGCGGCCCGCAATCACGACCTAACCGAATCCGAGCTCGCCGACGCCGAGCGTGACTGGGAGGACTTCTGGGCCGCCACCCGCCCAGTCGAACTCACCGCGACGGTTGAACAGCACGCCGGCCACCTCGCCCGAGCACATGCCTTACGCGGAGCCGACGCCGTTCATCTGGCCAGCGCATTGGCAGTCGGCGACCCCGGCCTGGTAGTCGCCGTTTGGGACCGACGCCTGCACACCGGAGCCCATGCCGCCGGGTGCCGAGTCGCCCCCGCCCAACTCGACCCGTGA
- a CDS encoding antitoxin VapB45 (This region is a possible MT-complex-specific genomic island (See Becq et al., 2007 PMID:17545187).): protein MQLGRKVTSHHDIDRFGVASTADESVYRPLPPRLRLAQVNLSRRRCRTQSDMYKSRFSECTVQSVDVSVTELRAHLSDWLDRARAGGEVVITERGIPIARLAALDSTDTLERLTAEGVIGKATAQRPVAAGRPRPRPQRPVSDRVSDQRR from the coding sequence ATGCAGCTTGGACGGAAGGTGACCAGTCACCACGACATCGACCGTTTCGGCGTCGCCAGCACCGCGGACGAATCGGTGTACCGGCCGTTGCCACCTCGCCTCCGGCTTGCGCAGGTCAATCTCTCACGTCGTCGTTGCCGCACGCAGAGTGATATGTACAAATCACGGTTCAGTGAGTGTACAGTTCAAAGTGTGGATGTATCCGTGACCGAGTTGCGCGCGCACCTCAGCGATTGGCTCGATCGAGCTCGGGCCGGTGGCGAGGTCGTCATCACCGAACGTGGGATTCCGATCGCACGACTCGCTGCGCTGGACAGCACAGACACCTTGGAGCGTCTCACGGCCGAAGGCGTGATTGGCAAGGCGACCGCGCAGCGGCCCGTAGCCGCGGGACGGCCCAGGCCCCGACCGCAGCGGCCGGTGTCTGACCGGGTCAGCGACCAGCGGCGCTGA
- a CDS encoding hypothetical protein (This region is a possible MT-complex-specific genomic island (See Becq et al., 2007 PMID:17545187).), which translates to MAVILLPQVERWFFALNRDAMASVTGAIDLLEMEGPTLGRPVVDKVNDSTFHNMKELRPAGTSIRILFAFDPARQAILLLGGDKAGNWKRWYDNNIPIADQRSENWLASEHGGG; encoded by the coding sequence TTGGCCGTGATCCTGCTCCCGCAGGTCGAACGGTGGTTCTTCGCGCTCAACAGGGATGCGATGGCCTCGGTCACCGGCGCCATCGACCTGCTCGAAATGGAGGGGCCGACGTTGGGCCGCCCGGTGGTCGACAAAGTGAACGACTCAACGTTTCACAACATGAAGGAGCTGCGCCCCGCCGGCACCAGCATCCGGATCCTGTTCGCCTTCGACCCGGCCCGGCAGGCGATCCTGCTGCTGGGCGGTGACAAGGCAGGCAACTGGAAACGCTGGTACGACAACAACATTCCAATCGCTGACCAGCGCTCCGAGAACTGGCTGGCGAGCGAGCACGGAGGTGGATGA